One genomic segment of Catalinimonas alkaloidigena includes these proteins:
- a CDS encoding ABC transporter permease, with the protein MHKEEQWDTVIKPKASLLDFQLGEVWRYRDLLSMFVRRDVVTVYKQTVLGPIWYIVQPIMMTAIYVLVFGRIAKISTDGLPQILFYLSGIVLWNYFSETFTLTSKTFKENESIFGKVYFPRIIMPISKIVSGLIKFGIQFGFFLIVYLYFIIQGYDIMPTAYLVYLPALILLMAGLSLGCGIIFTSLTSKYRDLNFLIQFGVQLLMYATPVIYPVSTIPEKYKFLITANPMTPIIEGFRYALLGAGSFNLAQLGYSLIFTLVLLIAGIIIFNKTEKTFMDTV; encoded by the coding sequence ATGCATAAAGAAGAACAGTGGGATACTGTTATCAAACCTAAGGCTAGCTTATTGGATTTTCAATTGGGTGAAGTGTGGCGTTATCGTGATTTGCTAAGCATGTTTGTCAGGCGCGATGTAGTCACAGTGTATAAACAAACTGTATTGGGGCCGATATGGTATATTGTGCAACCCATCATGATGACGGCTATTTATGTTTTGGTATTTGGAAGAATCGCTAAGATATCTACTGACGGTCTTCCTCAGATACTGTTTTATCTGTCGGGTATTGTATTATGGAATTATTTCTCCGAAACTTTTACCTTGACTTCCAAGACCTTTAAAGAAAATGAATCCATATTCGGAAAGGTGTACTTTCCCCGTATTATCATGCCGATATCAAAAATTGTTTCCGGGCTAATTAAGTTCGGAATACAGTTTGGCTTCTTTTTGATAGTATATCTGTATTTCATTATCCAGGGATATGATATCATGCCTACAGCATATTTAGTTTATTTACCAGCACTTATTCTTCTGATGGCAGGGCTCAGTTTAGGATGTGGGATAATTTTCACCTCTTTAACTTCTAAATATAGGGACTTAAACTTTCTAATACAGTTTGGGGTACAGTTGTTAATGTATGCGACACCGGTTATCTATCCTGTATCTACTATTCCTGAAAAATATAAATTTCTTATTACTGCTAACCCTATGACTCCCATTATTGAAGGTTTTCGTTATGCTTTGCTAGGTGCTGGGAGTTTCAACTTGGCTCAGTTAGGTTATAGCCTAATCTTCACTTTAGTATTGCTTATTGCAGGGATTATCATTTTTAACAAGACTGAGAAGACCTTTATGGATACTGTTTAA
- a CDS encoding tyrosine-protein kinase family protein, giving the protein MQQEDNKLIQQKLLRLVKNRWYLILGSVILTLLTAYAINRYSTPTYRVKASLMVKDPQKSMTYADLIFENSSNNNINLTNETVLLKSYQYVAATIADLDFEVAYFREGVVKTTELYGNSPIQLTVDQLKSENIPYGKRIRVNVIDQKNYELYFGQENVSQGVFGQQQNINGFVFTITAKQSLSTQDILAFEVATADALTRQYMAKLQVHPLVSNSSILEISLLGSNPEKEIAFLNAYMKNVSDINLHEKNLNHQKAINFIDQQLNFNKDTLQEIESRLVNFKDENNSIDLDAETAQIYSKVQTLEERKAEVLMVNQYYDYLIKTLKNEQAIDQVVIPATMGIDDPILNEFVSELVSTQIEVNTIASEKRYKNPILIEKEQSIEELKVNIMANVENLRGANDVTIQNIDQRLSKLYASLQKVPEAQRELISIQRNYGLSENLYMLLMEKKMEESIKLAGNASDYRMVNGATVAGPQVSPNSRKNYLLALLLGAIAPLGLMYLFIVLNTKVTSKEDILLNSSFPIVSSIPNYKEKYRRLSDIKPDTATAEAFRTLRSNLNYLIGSNKGKVITISSCVSGEGKTYCSQHLAYILALANHKVMLINADLRKPDAHQEYYQNPKGLSEYLAGFATYKEVVNTSDLANLKVINSGALPPNPSELLINYRMESLLLDLKNEDFDYIILDTAPMGIFSDALEISRQADLTLFVVKHGYTPRSSMQLFNELMGEKNLSNAVILYNGVPAKESRYGYDQYYYSYGNKKKKFLGINI; this is encoded by the coding sequence ATGCAACAAGAAGATAATAAACTCATTCAGCAAAAGTTACTCAGACTCGTCAAAAACCGCTGGTATTTGATTTTGGGGTCCGTAATACTCACCTTGCTTACAGCTTATGCCATTAACAGATATAGCACACCTACTTATAGAGTAAAAGCAAGCTTAATGGTAAAAGATCCTCAAAAAAGTATGACCTATGCTGACTTGATTTTTGAGAATAGCTCAAACAATAATATCAATTTGACTAATGAAACGGTACTCCTTAAGTCATATCAGTATGTGGCAGCAACAATTGCTGATCTGGATTTTGAAGTAGCTTATTTTAGAGAAGGGGTAGTTAAAACAACTGAACTATATGGCAATAGCCCTATCCAATTAACGGTTGACCAGCTTAAATCTGAAAATATTCCGTATGGTAAAAGGATACGTGTAAACGTTATAGATCAAAAGAACTATGAATTGTATTTTGGTCAGGAAAATGTAAGTCAAGGTGTATTTGGACAGCAGCAAAATATTAATGGTTTCGTTTTTACAATTACTGCTAAACAGAGCCTGTCAACTCAGGATATTTTAGCATTTGAAGTAGCTACTGCTGATGCGCTGACCAGACAATACATGGCAAAGCTTCAGGTTCATCCATTGGTGTCTAACTCTTCTATTTTGGAAATCTCCCTGTTGGGTAGTAATCCTGAGAAAGAAATAGCTTTTTTAAATGCTTACATGAAGAATGTTAGTGATATCAATTTGCATGAAAAGAATCTTAACCACCAAAAAGCTATCAATTTTATTGACCAGCAGCTTAATTTCAATAAAGATACGCTGCAAGAGATAGAATCTCGTTTGGTTAATTTTAAAGATGAAAATAATAGTATAGACCTGGATGCTGAAACAGCCCAGATTTATAGTAAAGTGCAAACGTTGGAAGAGCGTAAAGCTGAAGTGCTAATGGTTAATCAGTATTATGATTACCTGATTAAAACGTTGAAAAATGAACAAGCTATAGATCAGGTAGTGATTCCTGCAACTATGGGTATTGACGACCCTATATTAAATGAGTTCGTATCTGAATTAGTAAGTACACAAATAGAAGTAAATACTATAGCTTCTGAAAAACGCTATAAAAACCCCATTTTGATTGAAAAAGAACAATCAATTGAGGAACTGAAAGTCAACATTATGGCCAATGTGGAAAATCTAAGAGGAGCGAATGATGTTACCATTCAGAATATTGATCAACGACTAAGTAAATTGTATGCTTCATTACAAAAAGTACCGGAAGCACAAAGAGAATTGATCAGTATCCAGCGCAACTATGGACTTAGTGAAAATCTTTACATGCTATTGATGGAGAAAAAGATGGAAGAGTCCATCAAACTGGCGGGTAATGCCTCAGATTATCGTATGGTGAATGGTGCCACAGTAGCAGGTCCCCAGGTATCTCCAAATAGTAGGAAAAATTACCTTTTAGCATTACTATTAGGAGCTATTGCTCCGCTAGGCTTGATGTATCTCTTTATAGTTTTAAACACTAAAGTGACCTCTAAGGAGGATATCCTGCTTAATTCATCCTTCCCCATCGTTAGTTCAATACCCAATTACAAAGAAAAATATAGAAGGCTTTCAGATATAAAGCCTGATACAGCTACGGCAGAGGCTTTTCGTACCTTGAGGTCGAATTTGAATTATTTGATAGGTAGTAATAAAGGCAAGGTGATTACAATTTCATCATGCGTGAGTGGGGAAGGTAAAACATATTGCTCACAGCATTTAGCATATATACTGGCACTGGCAAACCATAAAGTCATGCTTATCAATGCAGATTTGAGAAAACCAGATGCGCATCAGGAATATTATCAGAATCCTAAGGGCTTAAGTGAATACCTGGCAGGTTTTGCTACCTACAAAGAAGTAGTCAATACTTCAGACCTTGCCAATCTTAAGGTGATTAATTCAGGTGCGTTGCCGCCTAATCCTTCAGAATTACTAATCAATTACAGGATGGAATCATTGCTGTTAGACCTGAAAAATGAGGATTTTGATTATATTATTTTAGATACAGCACCCATGGGTATTTTCTCAGATGCCTTAGAAATTAGCCGTCAGGCAGATCTAACTTTATTTGTAGTAAAGCATGGCTATACCCCTAGAAGTTCAATGCAACTCTTCAACGAACTGATGGGAGAAAAGAATCTTAGCAATGCGGTGATACTGTATAATGGGGTTCCCGCCAAAGAATCTCGCTATGGGTATGATCAGTATTATTACAGCTATGGTAATAAGAAAAAGAAGTTTCTGGGAATAAATATATAA
- a CDS encoding polysaccharide biosynthesis/export family protein, with protein sequence MKQIQTALLFIVCIYLIGGCVPREKLIYLQPSQVAMPEKTFTYEDKEYALKPKDVISLNIFSLTPGQFNFFSGPPEGEGGEGKSNNQFVIDREGMVELPAIGKVKVAGYTIQEAQDTISDLLEDYLKSPLVRITLQTPFIFSVLGEANNPGRYVIIGREMNIMEAIAHAGDLSTYADRSNVRLMRKDQGVLTVHRVDLLDDELINTELYQLQSEDILVVDPLPARSFRENQLFVISSVLGAVGGIAVLIRLLM encoded by the coding sequence GTGAAGCAAATACAAACTGCCTTACTGTTTATTGTATGCATTTACCTTATCGGAGGATGTGTGCCCCGTGAGAAGCTGATCTATCTACAGCCCAGTCAGGTAGCCATGCCGGAGAAAACCTTCACCTATGAGGACAAGGAGTATGCACTAAAGCCTAAAGATGTCATCTCACTTAATATATTCAGCCTTACTCCCGGACAGTTTAACTTTTTCAGTGGACCTCCAGAAGGAGAAGGGGGAGAGGGGAAAAGCAACAATCAATTTGTCATAGACCGGGAAGGTATGGTAGAACTGCCGGCCATTGGAAAAGTAAAAGTAGCTGGATATACCATACAGGAAGCCCAGGATACAATCAGCGATTTACTGGAAGATTATCTTAAAAGTCCTTTAGTAAGAATTACGCTCCAGACACCTTTTATATTCTCAGTACTTGGCGAAGCTAATAACCCTGGAAGGTATGTGATCATAGGAAGGGAAATGAATATTATGGAAGCCATCGCCCATGCCGGGGACCTTTCCACTTATGCAGATCGCTCTAATGTCAGGTTGATGCGTAAAGATCAGGGAGTGCTTACGGTGCATCGGGTAGATCTGTTAGATGATGAGTTGATCAATACTGAGCTGTACCAGCTTCAGTCGGAGGACATTTTAGTCGTGGACCCTTTACCGGCCCGTTCCTTCAGAGAAAATCAGTTGTTTGTAATATCTTCTGTTCTGGGAGCAGTAGGAGGTATTGCTGTGCTTATTAGGTTATTAATGTAA